Proteins from a single region of Oscillatoria sp. FACHB-1406:
- a CDS encoding tetratricopeptide repeat protein, with protein sequence MEIFVRKTPTRLIVWDISWFFLFMGAIFTGGGLILPIFNFSIATLTCDRQSLTPARCQLVERGFHSPKITEIPLDSLQQASVRSTYAGRGQSYRLSLLTQTGEIDFPRTSFRGQKYAIADLINTFIRNPKQTSLEVSQDERLLGLFWGLFIWILGILFLFGIARDDCEFLSCDCDTERRLLVLKQRNGWRKGTIEYSLIECDRALIETSHHTRMTRWLQTINYSEYSIVLLLKSGERIWLTTYETEMLKGKRRVVEYIAKQLKKLESSLPKESTNLQALEQEIAIWRDAIAVSPNNAEAHYHLGLAFYRHHQRPEASRSLQRAKALFQDAGNAQKATEVQDFLWQSGLE encoded by the coding sequence ATGGAAATTTTTGTTAGAAAAACGCCCACTCGATTAATCGTTTGGGATATTTCCTGGTTTTTTCTGTTTATGGGTGCAATTTTTACCGGCGGGGGGCTAATTCTACCCATTTTCAATTTTTCGATCGCAACCCTAACTTGCGATCGCCAATCCTTAACTCCCGCTCGCTGCCAACTGGTAGAACGGGGCTTTCACTCCCCAAAAATTACTGAAATTCCGCTCGATTCGTTGCAACAAGCAAGCGTCCGCTCGACTTATGCTGGGAGAGGTCAGAGTTACAGATTGAGCCTTTTAACTCAAACGGGCGAAATTGATTTTCCTCGTACTTCTTTTCGCGGTCAAAAATATGCGATCGCCGATCTCATTAATACTTTTATTAGAAACCCCAAACAAACTTCCCTAGAAGTCAGTCAAGACGAGCGGCTATTGGGTCTATTCTGGGGATTATTTATCTGGATTTTAGGAATACTATTCCTTTTTGGCATTGCCCGCGATGACTGCGAGTTCTTAAGCTGTGACTGCGATACCGAAAGGAGATTGCTGGTATTAAAACAACGAAATGGGTGGAGAAAGGGAACAATCGAGTATTCCTTAATAGAATGCGATCGCGCGCTTATAGAAACTTCTCACCATACCCGCATGACTCGCTGGTTGCAAACGATTAATTATAGTGAATATTCGATCGTTTTATTGTTAAAGTCTGGCGAGCGAATTTGGCTGACAACTTACGAAACAGAAATGTTAAAAGGCAAACGAAGAGTCGTTGAGTATATTGCCAAACAACTCAAAAAACTAGAGTCAAGTTTGCCAAAAGAATCGACGAATTTGCAGGCATTAGAGCAAGAAATTGCGATTTGGCGCGACGCGATTGCAGTTTCCCCGAATAATGCCGAAGCTCACTATCATTTAGGCTTAGCTTTTTATCGACATCACCAGCGCCCAGAAGCCTCTCGGAGCCTGCAACGCGCCAAAGCCTTGTTTCAAGATGCCGGTAACGCCCAAAAAGCCACCGAAGTTCAAGACTTTTTGTGGCAATCGGGCTTGGAATAA
- a CDS encoding SH3 domain-containing protein translates to MKATYRCTLILALGAIALGSFASPGAASNISPQTSPQLLAQRINLAGRRVTVRTPEGGPLNVRSGPGGNYRVVRTLRNGGQCVLSGRTSGAWVQLQGGGWVTSIYLDI, encoded by the coding sequence ATGAAAGCAACCTATCGCTGCACGCTCATTTTAGCCCTTGGCGCGATCGCGCTTGGCAGTTTTGCCAGTCCCGGAGCCGCGAGCAACATTTCGCCCCAAACCTCCCCACAACTGCTCGCCCAACGCATTAATTTAGCAGGTCGCAGAGTCACCGTCCGCACCCCCGAAGGCGGCCCGCTGAACGTTCGTTCCGGCCCGGGAGGGAACTATCGAGTCGTGCGGACGCTTCGCAATGGCGGGCAATGCGTTTTATCCGGGCGCACCAGTGGAGCATGGGTTCAACTGCAAGGGGGAGGTTGGGTGACTTCTATTTACCTGGATATTTAA